One Buchnera aphidicola (Pentalonia nigronervosa) DNA segment encodes these proteins:
- a CDS encoding HIT domain-containing protein, with the protein MQNHTIFQDIINKKIPADIVYQDRIITAFKDIKPKAPIHILIVPNIFIKSLNKIDKSNKHVLEHMIYTAIKIAKSAKISQDGYKIIINCNKNGGQEINYLHMHLLGGEKLIALY; encoded by the coding sequence ATGCAAAATCATACAATTTTTCAAGATATTATAAATAAGAAAATACCAGCAGACATAGTTTATCAAGACAGAATTATTACTGCTTTTAAAGATATTAAACCTAAAGCGCCAATACATATACTAATTGTTCCAAATATTTTTATTAAATCATTAAATAAAATTGATAAATCTAATAAACATGTTCTAGAACATATGATTTATACTGCTATTAAAATTGCAAAAAGTGCAAAAATCAGTCAAGATGGATACAAAATAATAATTAATTGTAATAAAAATGGTGGTCAAGAAATAAACTATTTACACATGCATTTGCTTGGAGGAGAAAAGTTAATAGCACTATATTAA
- a CDS encoding porin, which translates to MINRKSLAVIIPMLLATSSSTVNALELLNKHGNKLELYGSINPNREASHKASSTKINSHDDNTNAIVGLSGNINITDNLSSYAVVEYGTSFFGPEELINKQQPNTIRLGYAGFKYGSWGSIDYGRNYGIMHDAEKFVQRTPYIHADSLFLDNDNYMLGRNNSLFTYRNDDVFGLIDGLSFAVQYQDQTKNRSESQQNHAGWGASLKYESDLGWAAVGTFFSSQKPQTLSRDKNIKNKLVNAYGLGLKYNNDNLYFAAFYGIANNVQPSQSYINHSLSKLYINKTQNVEAIAEYNFHVGFYPSLSYVRSEGKNSSLNNASDINISLEKEINIATRYELSKNISTYMNYKINLLKKSEFVKINKIPTDNIIGAGIVYKF; encoded by the coding sequence ATGATTAATCGTAAATCGTTGGCAGTTATAATTCCTATGTTATTAGCTACTAGTAGTAGTACAGTGAATGCTTTAGAATTGTTAAACAAACATGGTAACAAACTTGAGTTATATGGTAGCATAAATCCTAATCGCGAAGCATCTCATAAAGCTTCATCAACTAAAATTAATTCGCATGATGATAATACAAACGCTATTGTAGGTTTATCCGGAAATATAAATATTACCGATAATTTATCCAGTTATGCAGTGGTTGAATATGGTACTAGTTTTTTTGGACCTGAAGAATTAATTAATAAACAACAACCTAATACTATACGATTAGGATATGCTGGTTTTAAATATGGATCCTGGGGTTCTATAGATTATGGTCGAAATTATGGCATTATGCACGATGCAGAAAAATTTGTACAACGTACACCATATATTCATGCAGATAGTTTGTTTTTAGATAATGACAATTATATGCTTGGTAGAAATAATAGTTTATTTACTTATCGCAACGATGATGTTTTTGGTTTAATAGATGGTTTAAGCTTTGCTGTTCAATATCAAGATCAAACTAAAAATAGATCAGAATCTCAACAAAATCATGCTGGATGGGGTGCATCTTTAAAATACGAAAGTGATTTAGGATGGGCTGCAGTTGGTACTTTTTTTAGCTCTCAAAAACCTCAAACATTAAGTCGTGATAAAAATATAAAAAATAAATTAGTAAATGCATATGGATTAGGTTTAAAATATAATAATGATAATTTATATTTCGCGGCATTTTATGGGATTGCAAACAATGTACAACCATCTCAAAGCTATATAAACCATTCATTAAGTAAATTATATATTAACAAAACACAAAATGTTGAAGCGATTGCAGAATATAATTTTCATGTTGGATTTTATCCATCTTTAAGTTATGTGCGTTCTGAAGGTAAAAATTCTAGTTTAAATAATGCATCCGATATTAATATTAGTTTAGAAAAAGAAATTAATATTGCTACTCGTTATGAACTAAGCAAAAATATTTCTACGTATATGAATTATAAAATTAATTTGTTAAAGAAAAGCGAATTTGTCAAAATTAATAAAATTCCTACAGATAATATTATTGGAGCAGGGATTGTATATAAATTTTAA
- the asnS gene encoding asparagine--tRNA ligase — translation MNIVSVSDIYKDNITVNSLITVCGWIRSRRNSKSGFSFLSVYDGSCFYSIQVIACNTLKNYYEEILSLTIGCSIVVFGHLSLSIGSEQKYEIVSKKITVLGWVENANTYPMSAKKHSMEYLREFSHLRARTNIIGSIARIRHNVFQSLHHFLHTRGYYWVPTPVITGLNTEGTGAMFRVSTLDVEHTPKSENGTVDFKKDFFGKESFLTVSGQLNLETYACSLSKVYTFGPTFRAENSNTSRHLAEFWMLEIESAFSDLNEISDISECMLKYVCKSLLKHCQTEICFISKYFNNDTIHRLEKLLVVDFVRVEYKEVINILLRFKEKFKQSVFFGVDLSSEHERFLVEQYFKIPIIIKNYPKELKAFYMRLNNDNKTVAAMDLLVPGVGELIGGSQREERILILDQRLLESGLKKEDYWWYRDLRRYGTVPHSGFGMGFERLISYVTGISNIRDIAPFPRTSNNFNL, via the coding sequence ATGAACATAGTGTCCGTATCAGATATATATAAAGACAATATCACAGTAAATAGTTTAATTACTGTATGTGGATGGATACGCAGTCGTAGAAACTCAAAATCTGGTTTTTCGTTTCTTTCAGTTTATGATGGTTCGTGTTTTTATTCTATCCAAGTTATTGCTTGCAATACTTTGAAAAATTATTATGAAGAAATTTTAAGTTTGACAATTGGGTGTTCTATAGTAGTATTTGGGCATTTATCCTTATCAATTGGAAGTGAGCAAAAATACGAAATTGTATCAAAAAAAATTACAGTTTTAGGCTGGGTAGAAAACGCAAATACTTATCCGATGTCTGCAAAAAAACACAGTATGGAATATTTAAGAGAATTTTCACATTTACGCGCCAGAACAAATATTATTGGATCAATAGCTCGAATAAGACATAATGTATTTCAATCGTTACATCATTTTCTTCACACACGGGGTTATTATTGGGTTCCGACACCTGTAATTACAGGATTGAATACTGAAGGAACTGGTGCAATGTTTCGTGTATCTACATTAGATGTAGAACATACTCCTAAAAGTGAAAATGGCACCGTAGATTTTAAAAAAGATTTTTTTGGAAAAGAATCTTTTTTAACCGTTTCGGGTCAATTAAATTTAGAAACATATGCTTGTTCTTTATCTAAAGTCTACACTTTTGGACCGACTTTTCGTGCAGAAAATTCTAATACAAGTCGTCATTTAGCAGAATTTTGGATGTTAGAGATTGAATCTGCTTTTTCAGATTTAAATGAAATATCTGATATTTCTGAGTGCATGTTAAAGTATGTATGCAAGTCACTTTTGAAGCATTGCCAGACAGAGATTTGTTTTATTAGCAAATATTTTAACAATGATACAATTCATCGTTTAGAAAAATTATTGGTAGTAGATTTCGTGCGTGTTGAATATAAAGAAGTTATAAATATTTTATTACGATTTAAAGAAAAATTTAAACAATCTGTTTTTTTTGGTGTTGATTTATCTTCTGAACATGAGCGTTTTCTTGTAGAGCAATATTTTAAAATTCCTATAATAATTAAAAATTATCCGAAAGAATTAAAAGCGTTTTATATGAGATTAAATAATGATAATAAAACAGTTGCAGCAATGGATTTATTAGTTCCAGGTGTTGGAGAATTAATTGGCGGCTCTCAACGTGAAGAACGAATTTTGATTTTAGATCAACGTCTGTTAGAATCAGGTTTAAAAAAAGAAGATTATTGGTGGTATCGGGATTTGCGTCGTTATGGAACTGTACCCCATTCAGGATTTGGAATGGGTTTTGAACGTTTAATTTCTTATGTGACTGGTATCTCAAACATTAGAGATATTGCTCCGTTTCCGCGAACTTCAAACAATTTTAATTTATAA
- a CDS encoding ATP-binding cassette domain-containing protein, which yields MSLVSIKDAYLSFNDLKIFKQTVLHIHANERICLIGNNGAGKSTLLKVINKTQDLDHGHVIYKKDIKIAFLKQEHPKNVNMSVYDFIVSGLLEKNANKKKIDVKTIADVNAIIEKLKLKKNDFLFHLSGGLLRKASIGHVLIGKPDVLLLDEPTNHLDINTIAWLETTLKKFSGSILFTSHDRSFIQNVCTRIIDLDRGKLISWPGDYQNFIKLKHKSCRIEKITKKLFDKKLKQEEQWLRKSTKARTTRNEGRVKNLKTLKQKFLDYKEKKELTHININYIENYRKKIIFKLQNIFFYIKNKIIINNFSSIVQHGDKIGLIGDNGCGKSTLLKIITQKIQPTTGEIHSKLELKIAYFDQNRSMLDPNKSIIDNISYGHGKIFLHGKEIHLVSYLKSFLFEPYQLTSLVKTLSGGECNRLLLAQLFLTPSNVLILDEPTNDLDLNTMQLLETAIISYQGTVLIVSHDKEFIKKTVHKYWLFQKDGTIIDYIGQYNFFKIPTTKKNIYKTTLKLKNNQNNLNILKLQKKNKCFKHKLKKIINEIEQLEYDITQLQEKTNTLNFFKQDQKKILLTLNNLRQKEKNLKVALETWENLEKKNSI from the coding sequence ATGTCTCTAGTGAGCATTAAAGATGCCTATTTGTCATTTAATGATCTAAAAATATTTAAACAAACCGTATTACATATTCATGCCAATGAAAGAATTTGCTTAATAGGAAATAATGGTGCTGGAAAATCTACACTTTTAAAAGTAATTAATAAAACGCAAGATTTAGATCATGGTCATGTAATTTACAAAAAAGATATAAAAATTGCATTTCTCAAACAAGAACATCCAAAAAATGTGAATATGTCTGTATATGATTTTATTGTTTCAGGATTATTAGAAAAAAATGCAAATAAAAAAAAAATAGATGTAAAAACCATTGCAGACGTTAATGCGATAATTGAAAAATTAAAATTAAAAAAAAACGATTTTTTATTTCATCTTTCTGGAGGATTATTAAGAAAAGCATCGATAGGGCATGTATTAATAGGAAAACCAGATGTTTTATTACTTGATGAACCAACTAATCATTTAGATATCAATACAATTGCATGGCTAGAAACAACTTTAAAAAAATTTTCAGGTAGTATATTGTTTACATCACATGACAGATCTTTTATTCAAAACGTATGTACTCGTATTATAGATCTTGATCGGGGTAAATTAATTTCGTGGCCTGGCGATTATCAAAATTTTATAAAATTAAAACACAAGAGTTGTCGTATTGAAAAAATCACAAAAAAATTATTCGATAAAAAACTAAAACAAGAAGAACAATGGCTTAGAAAAAGTACTAAGGCACGTACAACACGTAATGAAGGCAGGGTAAAAAATTTAAAAACGTTAAAACAAAAATTTTTAGATTATAAAGAAAAAAAAGAATTAACGCACATTAATATTAATTATATTGAAAATTACAGAAAGAAAATCATTTTTAAACTACAAAATATTTTTTTTTATATTAAAAATAAAATAATTATTAATAATTTTTCTTCCATTGTTCAACATGGTGATAAAATAGGACTAATCGGAGACAACGGATGTGGAAAAAGTACATTATTAAAAATAATAACACAAAAAATCCAACCAACAACAGGAGAAATACATTCCAAATTAGAACTAAAAATAGCATATTTTGATCAAAATAGATCAATGTTAGACCCTAACAAATCTATTATTGATAATATATCTTATGGTCATGGCAAAATTTTTTTACATGGGAAAGAAATACATCTTGTAAGTTATCTAAAAAGTTTTTTATTTGAACCTTATCAATTAACATCATTAGTTAAAACACTATCCGGTGGAGAATGTAACAGATTACTGTTAGCACAGTTATTTTTAACTCCAAGCAATGTTTTAATCCTTGATGAACCTACAAACGATTTAGATTTAAATACCATGCAACTATTAGAAACTGCTATTATTAGTTATCAAGGAACGGTTTTAATAGTTAGTCACGATAAAGAATTCATTAAAAAAACAGTACATAAGTATTGGTTATTTCAAAAAGATGGAACCATTATTGACTATATAGGTCAATATAATTTTTTTAAAATACCAACTACAAAAAAAAATATCTACAAAACTACATTGAAATTAAAAAATAATCAAAACAATCTTAATATACTTAAATTACAAAAAAAAAATAAATGTTTTAAACATAAATTAAAAAAAATAATAAATGAAATAGAACAATTGGAATACGATATTACACAATTACAAGAAAAAACAAATACATTAAATTTTTTTAAACAGGACCAAAAAAAAATTTTACTAACATTAAACAATTTACGTCAGAAAGAAAAAAATCTGAAAGTAGCACTTGAAACATGGGAAAATTTAGAAAAAAAAAATTCGATATAA
- a CDS encoding rhodanese-related sulfurtransferase, with protein sequence MSNLHNMISRKELKKRMLFTNELRLTISFYKYFFINNPQYFRDEIYKFFFKQHVLGRVYVAHEGINAQISVFQRSYHVVKEFLYSLHPSLRNLRINKSLNNRARSFWLLCVKVKKKIVQDGICNPLFDPNHVGEYIQAEQVNAMLNDNETIFVDMRNSYEYAIGHFEKAIEIKSMTFRQQLKDVIQLMQHAKDKKIVLYCTGGIRCEKASAWMIFNGFKHVYHIEGGIINYVRTAKKIGFPILFKGSNFVFDHRMCEKVSDDVLSHCRQCKEPSDNYVNCNYDPCHLLFIQCKYCSINYNHCCSVNCMKKNIS encoded by the coding sequence ATGTCTAATTTACATAATATGATATCTCGAAAAGAATTAAAAAAGCGTATGTTATTTACAAATGAATTACGATTAACAATATCTTTTTATAAGTATTTTTTTATTAATAATCCTCAGTATTTTCGAGATGAAATTTATAAATTTTTTTTTAAACAACATGTTTTAGGTAGAGTGTATGTTGCGCATGAAGGTATCAATGCGCAAATAAGTGTTTTTCAAAGATCATATCATGTGGTGAAAGAGTTTTTATATTCATTACATCCATCATTAAGAAATTTACGTATTAATAAATCATTAAACAACCGTGCAAGATCGTTTTGGTTGCTTTGTGTTAAAGTGAAGAAAAAAATTGTTCAAGATGGTATTTGCAATCCCTTATTTGATCCAAATCATGTTGGAGAATATATTCAAGCTGAACAAGTGAATGCTATGTTAAATGATAATGAAACAATATTTGTTGATATGCGTAATTCTTATGAATATGCCATTGGTCATTTTGAAAAAGCTATAGAAATCAAAAGTATGACGTTTCGTCAACAATTAAAAGATGTAATTCAGTTAATGCAACATGCTAAAGATAAAAAAATAGTTTTGTATTGCACAGGTGGCATACGTTGTGAAAAAGCCAGCGCTTGGATGATTTTTAATGGATTCAAACATGTTTACCATATTGAAGGAGGTATCATTAATTATGTACGTACTGCTAAAAAAATTGGTTTTCCGATTTTATTTAAAGGTAGCAATTTTGTATTTGATCATCGTATGTGTGAAAAAGTTTCAGATGATGTTTTATCACATTGTCGACAATGCAAAGAACCTTCAGATAACTATGTAAATTGCAATTATGATCCATGTCATTTATTATTTATTCAATGTAAATATTGTTCAATTAATTATAATCACTGTTGTTCTGTAAATTGTATGAAAAAAAATATTTCTTGA
- a CDS encoding valine--tRNA ligase, whose protein sequence is MEKTYNPKKIEEFLYNFWEKNGFFKPKYLKKPTFCIMMPPPNITGSLHMGHAFQQTIMDIIIRYNRMQGKNTLWQVGTDHAGIATQILVERKIYIQEHKTRQDYSRQDFIKKIWTWKKKANNVITKQMRRLGVSVDWQREKFTLDPDISAAVKEAFILLYQQNLIYQKKRLVHWDSKLETVVSDLEVEHRSVIGKMWFIRYPIYIENTFKKCTKYIVVSTTRPETILGDTAIAINKKHLKYSKFIGKYAISPLTNRKIPIIEDEYADLDKGTGCVKITPAHDFNDYQVGYRHKLPMISTFTFDGKIKNFSEVYDYKGKKSNFYDSYIPLQLQKLDILSARCKILEYLKNLNLIEKVEERNITIPYSERSGIIIEPILTNQWYLKTSKLSQEAIKSIKDKRIKFIPKQYENMFFSWMNNIEDWCISRQIWWGHRIPAWYDNKKNIYVGKNEKAIRQQYSIPKNIQLNQENDVLDTWFSSGLWTFSTLGWPKKTRLLKLFHSTDVLVSGFDIIFFWIARMIMLTMHFIKDKTGQSVVPFKQVYITGLIRDEHGQKMSKSKGNVIDPLDMIDGISLESLIKKRTQNLLQPSMSQTIVKNTIKTFPLGIAPTGTDALRFTFSALAANTRDIKWDMSRLLGYRNFCNKLWNASRFVLLNSQNHNFSCIVIKDEMLLVNKWILSECNDVIKFYRVSLDSYRFDLAANVLYEFIWNIFCDWYLEFVKSIICTCSEQDIYDTKNVLIHVLEVLLKLAHPIMPFITESIWQRVKLIKKISSKTIMLEPFPKYDVMLCNKQASLYVNWIKKIVVFIRNTRLKMNIKTNKLLSLFLFKTTDQQKIIIRHNMLWIKKIAFLDHIVLLKKTYTCKLAIKHIIDGSEIIIPMINVLDKELEIIKIKKELKKIGYRIFNLKKNISNVQFLRYAPEKVVLQKQMQLNELNTLYTQLSEQMNIFKNMKK, encoded by the coding sequence ATGGAAAAAACTTATAATCCTAAAAAAATTGAAGAATTTTTATATAATTTTTGGGAAAAAAATGGTTTTTTTAAACCAAAATATTTAAAAAAACCAACATTTTGCATTATGATGCCACCTCCAAATATTACCGGTAGCCTGCATATGGGTCATGCATTTCAACAAACTATTATGGACATAATTATTCGTTATAATCGCATGCAAGGAAAAAATACTCTATGGCAAGTAGGAACAGATCATGCAGGTATTGCAACTCAAATTTTAGTTGAACGAAAAATATATATACAGGAACACAAAACAAGACAAGATTATAGTCGTCAGGATTTTATTAAAAAAATTTGGACATGGAAAAAGAAAGCAAATAATGTTATTACGAAACAGATGCGTCGTTTAGGTGTTTCTGTTGATTGGCAACGTGAAAAGTTTACTTTAGATCCAGATATTTCCGCTGCTGTAAAAGAAGCATTTATTTTGCTATATCAACAAAATTTAATTTATCAAAAGAAAAGATTAGTGCATTGGGATTCAAAATTAGAAACTGTAGTTTCAGATTTAGAAGTAGAACATCGATCTGTCATAGGAAAGATGTGGTTCATTCGTTATCCAATTTATATCGAAAATACATTTAAAAAATGTACTAAGTATATTGTTGTATCCACTACTAGACCAGAAACAATTTTAGGCGATACAGCAATTGCTATAAATAAAAAACATTTAAAATATAGTAAGTTTATTGGAAAATATGCAATATCCCCTTTAACAAATAGAAAAATCCCTATTATTGAGGATGAATATGCTGATTTAGATAAAGGGACTGGTTGTGTAAAAATTACTCCTGCACATGATTTTAATGATTATCAGGTAGGATATCGTCATAAATTGCCTATGATTAGCACTTTTACATTTGATGGAAAAATTAAAAATTTTTCTGAAGTATATGATTATAAAGGTAAAAAATCAAATTTTTATGATTCTTATATTCCTTTACAATTGCAAAAATTAGACATTTTATCTGCGCGCTGTAAAATTCTCGAATATTTAAAAAATTTAAATTTAATAGAAAAAGTTGAAGAACGCAACATCACTATTCCATATAGTGAACGTAGCGGTATAATTATTGAACCTATATTAACAAATCAATGGTATTTAAAAACATCTAAATTATCTCAAGAAGCAATTAAAAGTATAAAAGATAAAAGAATAAAATTTATACCCAAACAATATGAAAACATGTTTTTTTCTTGGATGAATAATATTGAAGATTGGTGTATATCTCGTCAGATATGGTGGGGTCACCGTATTCCTGCATGGTATGACAATAAAAAAAATATTTATGTTGGTAAAAATGAAAAAGCAATACGTCAACAATATTCTATACCCAAGAATATACAATTAAATCAAGAAAATGATGTTTTAGATACCTGGTTTTCTTCTGGATTATGGACGTTTTCAACATTAGGTTGGCCTAAAAAAACTAGATTATTAAAATTATTTCATTCAACAGATGTTTTAGTAAGTGGATTTGATATCATTTTTTTTTGGATCGCAAGAATGATCATGTTAACTATGCATTTTATAAAAGATAAAACTGGACAATCTGTCGTTCCATTTAAACAAGTATATATCACTGGTCTAATTCGTGATGAACATGGTCAAAAAATGTCAAAATCTAAAGGAAATGTAATTGATCCATTGGATATGATAGACGGTATTTCTTTGGAATCGTTGATTAAAAAGAGAACACAAAATTTGTTGCAACCAAGTATGTCGCAAACTATTGTAAAAAATACTATAAAAACGTTTCCCTTAGGTATTGCGCCAACAGGAACAGATGCATTGCGTTTTACTTTTTCCGCATTAGCTGCTAATACACGTGATATAAAATGGGATATGAGTAGGTTATTAGGATATCGTAATTTTTGCAATAAATTATGGAATGCTAGTCGTTTTGTTCTTTTAAATAGTCAAAATCATAATTTTTCTTGTATCGTTATTAAAGATGAGATGTTATTAGTCAACAAGTGGATTCTTTCAGAGTGTAATGATGTAATAAAATTTTATCGTGTATCGTTGGATTCATATCGTTTTGATCTTGCAGCAAATGTTTTGTATGAGTTTATTTGGAACATTTTTTGTGATTGGTATTTAGAATTTGTGAAATCTATTATTTGTACATGTTCCGAACAAGATATATATGATACTAAGAATGTTTTAATTCATGTTTTGGAAGTATTACTAAAGCTTGCTCATCCTATTATGCCGTTCATTACTGAATCTATTTGGCAACGTGTTAAATTAATTAAAAAAATTAGCTCTAAAACTATTATGTTGGAACCTTTTCCAAAGTACGATGTGATGTTATGTAATAAACAAGCATCTTTATATGTCAATTGGATTAAAAAAATTGTTGTTTTTATAAGAAATACTAGATTAAAAATGAATATTAAAACGAATAAATTACTATCGTTATTTTTATTTAAAACAACGGATCAGCAGAAAATTATCATTAGACACAATATGTTGTGGATTAAAAAAATCGCGTTTTTAGATCATATTGTATTACTTAAAAAAACGTATACTTGTAAATTAGCTATAAAACATATTATTGATGGATCAGAAATTATCATTCCTATGATAAATGTATTGGATAAAGAATTAGAAATAATAAAAATTAAGAAAGAATTAAAAAAAATAGGTTATAGAATATTCAATCTTAAAAAAAATATATCAAACGTACAATTTTTACGTTATGCTCCAGAAAAAGTTGTTTTGCAAAAACAAATGCAATTAAATGAATTAAACACATTGTATACGCAGTTATCAGAGCAAATGAATATTTTTAAAAATATGAAAAAATAG
- a CDS encoding leucyl aminopeptidase has protein sequence MKFLAQKYSLSTEKVDCIIIGIFDSNELTDSGNYLDKCSNGYITSLIKLGDITGKIGQTLLLYNIPHVCATRILLVGCGKKNTINKSCIRKILISSFNFLKLMPIKKIICTLSELNIKKNNTYWIVRCMILAIQESLYKIRKINEQEQQNFDVYSIVFHIFNENNLPLANDAIKHGLSIGLGITYAKNISNLPPNICHPLYLSYQTREFEKKYKKNVTVETIDVKEMKKLGMNAYLSVGQGSKNKPIMSVIKYSGNNVIDNQVIVLVGKGLTFDSGGISIKSSDDMDNMKYDMCGAAAVYGVLTMVAELQLPLNIIGILAGCENMLGSGSFRPGDILTTMSGKTVEVLNTDAEGRLVLCDVLTYIERFSPNTVIDIATLTGACVTALGESISGLFSNNEELAEELIIASKESNDKIWRLPLFSEYQKELKSNFSDFSNIGKGKAGAIHAACFLSYFTKKYHWAHLDIAGTAWTSGVSKGATGCPVELLCQFLLNRLNYTCY, from the coding sequence ATGAAATTTTTGGCACAAAAGTATAGTTTAAGTACAGAAAAAGTAGATTGCATTATAATTGGTATTTTTGATTCAAATGAATTGACTGATTCTGGTAATTATTTAGATAAATGTAGCAATGGTTATATTACATCTTTGATTAAATTAGGTGATATAACTGGAAAAATAGGGCAAACGCTTTTATTATATAACATACCGCATGTTTGTGCTACAAGAATATTATTAGTTGGTTGCGGGAAAAAAAATACAATTAATAAATCTTGTATTAGAAAAATATTAATATCTAGTTTTAATTTCTTAAAACTAATGCCGATTAAGAAAATCATTTGCACATTGTCAGAATTAAATATTAAAAAAAATAATACATATTGGATTGTGAGGTGTATGATTCTTGCAATACAGGAATCATTATATAAAATACGTAAGATCAACGAACAGGAACAACAAAATTTTGATGTATATTCAATCGTATTTCATATTTTTAATGAAAACAATTTACCATTAGCCAATGATGCTATTAAACATGGACTATCTATTGGTCTTGGGATTACATACGCAAAAAATATTAGTAATTTGCCTCCAAACATTTGTCATCCTTTGTATCTATCCTATCAAACTCGAGAATTTGAAAAAAAGTATAAAAAAAACGTTACTGTAGAAACAATTGATGTTAAAGAAATGAAAAAATTAGGGATGAATGCATATTTATCTGTTGGTCAAGGATCAAAAAATAAACCGATTATGTCGGTAATAAAATATTCTGGAAATAATGTTATTGATAATCAAGTGATTGTTTTAGTAGGCAAGGGTTTGACTTTTGATTCAGGCGGAATATCTATTAAATCATCAGATGATATGGACAATATGAAATATGATATGTGTGGCGCTGCTGCTGTATATGGAGTATTAACTATGGTTGCTGAACTGCAGCTACCATTAAATATAATAGGCATTTTAGCAGGATGCGAAAACATGTTAGGTAGTGGTTCTTTTAGACCAGGTGATATTTTAACGACTATGTCAGGTAAAACTGTTGAAGTATTGAATACTGATGCTGAAGGGCGTTTAGTTTTATGTGACGTATTAACTTATATAGAACGTTTTTCTCCAAATACAGTTATTGATATTGCGACATTGACTGGTGCATGTGTAACAGCTCTTGGAGAATCGATTAGTGGTCTTTTTTCAAATAATGAAGAATTGGCTGAAGAATTAATAATTGCTTCGAAAGAATCTAATGATAAAATATGGCGATTACCTTTATTTTCAGAGTATCAAAAAGAATTAAAATCGAATTTTTCAGATTTTTCAAATATTGGTAAAGGAAAAGCAGGAGCGATACATGCAGCTTGTTTTTTATCTTATTTTACAAAGAAATATCATTGGGCACATTTAGACATTGCTGGAACAGCATGGACATCTGGTGTATCCAAAGGGGCTACAGGTTGTCCTGTTGAATTGTTATGTCAATTTTTATTAAATCGATTAAATTACACATGTTATTAA